In one Pseudodesulfovibrio tunisiensis genomic region, the following are encoded:
- a CDS encoding MarC family protein: MINLFVSLYIKLFFLLTPFFVLSVFLSMTKDMPLKDQHKLAVRVVMAVAVISLILYFAGNAIFATLGITLDGFRVGAGALLFLSAVTLVSGKRTAPQPEDEDDIAIVPLAIPITVGPATIGSLLILGAELGDTTHRLIGSASLLAACITVGMLLFSASAIKRVIGNLGISVLTKITGLVLSALAAQIMFTGIKGFLG, translated from the coding sequence ATGATCAACCTGTTTGTCAGCCTGTACATAAAGCTGTTTTTTCTGCTGACCCCGTTTTTCGTACTCAGCGTGTTTCTTTCCATGACCAAGGACATGCCGCTCAAGGACCAGCACAAGCTGGCCGTGCGCGTGGTCATGGCCGTGGCGGTCATCTCGCTGATCCTGTATTTTGCAGGCAATGCGATCTTCGCCACGCTGGGCATCACGCTGGACGGCTTCCGCGTCGGTGCCGGAGCGCTCCTGTTCCTTTCTGCCGTGACTCTGGTCTCGGGCAAACGCACCGCGCCCCAGCCCGAGGACGAGGACGACATCGCCATCGTGCCTCTGGCCATCCCCATCACCGTGGGGCCGGCCACCATCGGTTCCCTGCTCATCCTTGGCGCGGAACTCGGGGACACCACGCACCGCCTGATCGGTTCGGCCTCGCTTCTGGCGGCCTGCATCACGGTGGGCATGCTCCTGTTTTCGGCCTCGGCCATCAAACGGGTCATCGGCAATCTCGGCATTTCCGTGCTGACAAAGATCACGGGGCTGGTGCTCTCCGCCCTTGCCGCGCAAATCATGTTCACCGGCATCAAGGGCTTTCTCGGGTAG
- a CDS encoding substrate-binding periplasmic protein: MPHTFSRRQALSLISGGFAACAMCPGLALAEPKTMIFNWNRQFAPYSMMKDGRISGILVDAMNDIVGKRMGFAVEHRAYDWPVAQDLIRAAKGDALCTNPTDGRKQFMLFAEESVIESLASVFWNRDNPRSEEIRAISSVNDLNRFTMVDYQGNGWARRTFPPSLRVNWLPDMDTVFTTILDGDADIFVGNGFAALYAMQELGIRDRFAARELAVGEPSCFNFGLRRTFPEAEQVVRDFEAALDEAQLDNTIRAIIDKYL, encoded by the coding sequence ATGCCTCACACATTTTCCCGCAGACAGGCCCTGTCCCTGATATCCGGCGGTTTCGCGGCCTGCGCCATGTGCCCCGGCCTCGCCCTTGCCGAACCCAAGACCATGATCTTCAACTGGAACCGCCAGTTCGCCCCCTATTCCATGATGAAAGACGGACGGATTTCCGGCATTCTGGTGGACGCCATGAACGACATCGTCGGCAAACGCATGGGATTCGCCGTGGAACACCGCGCCTACGACTGGCCGGTTGCACAGGACCTGATTCGCGCTGCCAAGGGAGATGCCCTGTGCACGAATCCCACGGACGGACGCAAACAGTTCATGCTCTTTGCCGAGGAATCCGTGATTGAAAGTCTGGCCTCGGTCTTCTGGAACAGGGACAATCCCCGGAGCGAGGAAATCAGGGCCATCAGTTCCGTGAACGACCTGAACCGCTTCACCATGGTGGACTATCAGGGCAACGGCTGGGCCAGGCGCACGTTTCCGCCATCCCTGCGCGTCAACTGGCTGCCGGACATGGATACCGTGTTCACAACCATTCTGGACGGTGATGCCGACATTTTCGTGGGCAACGGATTCGCCGCGCTCTACGCCATGCAGGAACTCGGCATTCGCGACCGGTTCGCGGCCAGGGAACTGGCCGTGGGTGAACCGTCCTGCTTCAATTTCGGGTTGCGCCGCACGTTTCCGGAGGCGGAACAGGTCGTACGCGACTTCGAGGCGGCTCTTGACGAAGCTCAGCTCGACAACACCATCCGCGCCATCATAGACAAGTACCTGTAG
- a CDS encoding acyl-[acyl-carrier-protein] thioesterase: protein MTTNVNDPRVLTHPYQVKSYEAGPDETISPAVLCRRFQHVATCHADRHGFGYHDLIRLRRAWVLARLYMQIECLPAIDEPMTISTWPSGHDRLTASREFLIHDAKSAIPVRATSSWVTIDMDTRRPVSPAELIPDDAIPDISPAAKFPTRAIPRLKQGDIGFTTTAHGFDLDINNHVNNVRLVEWALEAVPEELRNSRNCTALDVQFRAECPLGEEVLSEYAIQKPEQGIIVVLHSLKSRTSDRELVRMKTWWTAQ, encoded by the coding sequence ATGACAACGAATGTGAACGATCCCCGGGTGCTGACGCATCCATATCAGGTAAAATCCTATGAAGCCGGGCCAGACGAAACCATTTCCCCGGCAGTGCTGTGCCGCCGATTCCAGCACGTGGCGACCTGCCATGCGGACCGTCACGGCTTCGGCTATCACGACCTGATCCGGCTGCGCCGGGCATGGGTTCTGGCCCGGCTCTACATGCAGATAGAGTGCCTGCCCGCCATTGACGAGCCCATGACCATCAGCACATGGCCCTCGGGCCACGACAGGCTGACCGCATCCCGGGAATTCCTGATCCATGATGCAAAGTCCGCGATCCCGGTCCGGGCCACCTCTTCGTGGGTGACGATCGACATGGATACGCGCCGCCCGGTTTCCCCGGCCGAACTCATTCCGGACGATGCGATCCCGGATATTTCCCCGGCCGCGAAGTTCCCTACCAGAGCCATCCCCCGGCTCAAGCAGGGCGACATCGGCTTCACGACCACGGCGCACGGGTTCGATCTGGACATCAACAACCACGTCAACAACGTGCGGCTCGTGGAATGGGCGCTGGAAGCGGTCCCCGAAGAATTGCGCAATTCCCGGAACTGCACCGCGCTGGATGTCCAGTTCCGGGCCGAATGCCCTCTGGGCGAGGAAGTGCTTTCCGAATACGCAATTCAGAAGCCGGAACAGGGAATCATCGTCGTCCTCCACAGCCTGAAGAGCCGAACTTCGGACCGGGAGCTCGTACGCATGAAGACATGGTGGACCGCACAATGA
- a CDS encoding GNAT family N-acetyltransferase: MVDRTMSIDLQFSLDNVNWEEACTIFERAPLGTRKPDRLRRTFENSDLVLFARDGDRLVGLARALSDGVAGSIIYDLCILPEYQGKGLGKRMMKAMLGRLKSRNVLLYAVPGKEKFYEQFGFRVMTTAMGLFADPEAARNKGYII, from the coding sequence ATGGTGGACCGCACAATGAGCATCGACCTGCAATTCTCCCTCGACAACGTGAACTGGGAAGAGGCGTGCACGATATTCGAACGCGCGCCTCTGGGGACCAGAAAGCCGGACAGATTGCGCCGCACCTTCGAGAACAGCGATCTGGTCCTGTTTGCCCGGGATGGTGACAGGCTTGTGGGGCTGGCTCGTGCCCTGTCGGACGGGGTGGCAGGTTCGATCATCTACGACCTGTGCATTCTTCCGGAATATCAGGGAAAGGGACTAGGGAAACGCATGATGAAAGCCATGCTCGGCAGACTGAAATCGCGCAACGTGCTTCTGTACGCTGTGCCGGGCAAGGAAAAATTCTATGAACAATTCGGATTCCGGGTCATGACCACGGCCATGGGCCTGTTCGCGGACCCGGAAGCCGCGCGCAACAAGGGATACATCATCTGA
- a CDS encoding transporter substrate-binding domain-containing protein, producing the protein MQSRFAHPGLAAMLILLFLFPATGQARFERIVVAHDTNYPPFSYLDGGGNPTGLLIDLWRAFGKANKVEVEFRLATWGASIDMVRNGHAHVHGGLVQSPERSRTLIFGEKIESIPARLYLSAGIKGRYSPSRALRIGVIAQSYEEEYMRTTYPSQKLIPLLNNKALIESAAKGSLDGFVADEPSVSHIMNVLKVTDLFQGNMLLYTLPLKYAVAKRNTELLEFLNAGWSRVPEEERRRLRRKWYSFANEKKPIFDRNILLLGSALILLALLLRRILRQRQ; encoded by the coding sequence ATGCAATCCCGATTCGCCCACCCGGGTCTGGCCGCCATGCTGATCCTGCTGTTCCTGTTTCCCGCAACAGGACAGGCCCGGTTCGAACGCATCGTCGTGGCCCATGACACGAACTACCCGCCGTTCTCCTATCTGGACGGCGGAGGCAACCCCACGGGACTTCTGATCGACCTCTGGCGCGCTTTCGGCAAGGCGAACAAGGTGGAGGTGGAATTCCGGCTGGCAACCTGGGGTGCATCCATCGACATGGTGCGAAACGGCCATGCCCACGTGCACGGCGGTCTTGTCCAGTCTCCGGAAAGAAGCCGAACCCTGATATTCGGGGAAAAAATAGAAAGCATTCCCGCACGCCTGTACCTTTCCGCAGGCATCAAGGGTCGGTACTCCCCGTCAAGAGCCCTGCGCATCGGCGTGATCGCCCAGAGCTATGAAGAGGAATACATGCGCACGACCTACCCGTCGCAAAAGCTGATTCCCCTTCTGAACAACAAGGCCTTGATCGAATCCGCAGCCAAAGGCTCTCTGGACGGTTTCGTGGCGGACGAACCAAGCGTGTCGCATATCATGAACGTGCTCAAGGTGACGGACCTGTTTCAGGGCAACATGCTTCTGTACACGCTTCCCCTCAAGTACGCGGTGGCCAAAAGAAACACCGAACTTCTCGAATTCCTGAATGCGGGATGGAGCCGCGTCCCCGAAGAGGAACGACGCCGACTCAGACGCAAATGGTATTCCTTTGCCAATGAAAAGAAACCGATCTTCGATCGAAACATCCTGCTTCTGGGCAGTGCGCTGATACTCCTTGCCCTGCTGCTGCGCCGAATCCTTCGCCAGCGGCAATGA
- a CDS encoding HD-GYP domain-containing protein has translation MTDFSPDTSLSQVYLQISANILESFPRFRPPVDLYVFKPDLNRVDRLHRAGKRLGIEAQARVAGFAREGLLFLLRDDYQVYAEHLSRKLGLVLVEDGLDAREVAEIFFLAFRERMEAFLDQPREEPLRLLERDLSILAEYLWVNPCRVEFLTRSLNKEYGLAVHSVNTMFIGLALYGLMSAGNAGRMELVRIGLGLILHDLGMTAVPRFITDKTSYLVRRDRESIEKHIDAGLGRLQRLNVSDEVVLQCVTQHHERLDGSGYPDRLRGTEIGGAGRLCAVADSFSAMIGDRPYRDGRVVHEAAAKLAAEGGRYDQGMVAALVRLLEQGYPACVVSEAD, from the coding sequence ATGACCGATTTTTCTCCGGATACGTCCCTTTCCCAGGTGTACTTGCAGATAAGCGCCAACATACTGGAGAGCTTTCCCCGTTTTCGGCCGCCCGTGGACCTGTACGTGTTCAAGCCGGACCTGAACCGCGTGGATCGATTGCATCGGGCAGGAAAACGGCTGGGCATCGAAGCACAGGCCCGGGTGGCGGGATTCGCCCGCGAGGGCCTGCTGTTTCTGCTGCGGGACGACTATCAGGTCTATGCCGAACATCTCAGCAGAAAACTGGGACTGGTGCTGGTGGAGGATGGGCTGGACGCGCGCGAGGTTGCCGAAATATTCTTTCTGGCGTTTCGGGAGCGCATGGAAGCCTTTCTGGATCAGCCCCGGGAAGAGCCGCTTCGGCTGCTGGAACGCGATCTGTCCATTCTTGCCGAATATCTGTGGGTCAATCCCTGTCGCGTGGAATTCCTGACCCGTTCCCTGAACAAGGAATACGGTCTTGCCGTGCATTCCGTGAACACCATGTTCATCGGACTGGCCCTGTACGGCCTGATGTCTGCGGGCAATGCCGGGCGCATGGAACTGGTGCGCATCGGTCTGGGATTGATTCTGCACGATCTGGGCATGACTGCGGTGCCGCGTTTCATCACGGACAAGACCTCCTATCTGGTGCGGCGGGACAGGGAATCCATCGAGAAGCACATTGACGCGGGGCTGGGCAGACTGCAACGGCTCAATGTGTCGGACGAGGTCGTTCTGCAATGCGTGACCCAGCATCACGAGCGGCTGGACGGTTCGGGATACCCGGATCGGTTGCGCGGGACGGAGATTGGCGGAGCCGGACGGCTTTGCGCCGTGGCCGACTCCTTTTCCGCCATGATCGGGGACCGGCCGTATCGGGATGGGCGCGTGGTGCACGAGGCCGCTGCGAAGCTGGCTGCGGAGGGCGGACGCTACGATCAGGGCATGGTTGCGGCGCTGGTGCGTCTTCTGGAGCAGGGATATCCCGCCTGCGTTGTTTCCGAAGCGGATTAG
- a CDS encoding MFS transporter, whose translation MRKLYLDKNLQFVFGVTLMTVMGVSSIIPALPDIIEGLHIGPAHIGWVISAFTLPGVLLAPLVGILADRIGRKAILVPSLFLFGIFGTACFFASDIKTLLWLRFFQGVGAAPLGVLYGTIIGDLYEGRERAAAMGVNASVLAMGTAAYPGVGGLLAMLGWQWPFLLPATAIPLGLAVILKMDAPEPRSHEALSDYIRNAARLMATRQAMSLFATTFLTFVILYGPLITYMPILLDERYGLSSAAIGFVFLTASFLTGLASFRLGRLAHAFGTRKLLMTAAVLYGASMLGIPNVPSFIWIFVPVICFGLAQGLNIPLVMTLLTSLAPMQQRGAFMAANGLLLRLAQTVAPVLMGGIYVLFGMQGVFLGGLVCALIIFWLAMFRIVDE comes from the coding sequence GTGCGCAAACTCTATCTCGACAAGAATCTCCAGTTCGTCTTCGGGGTCACGCTCATGACCGTGATGGGCGTCTCCTCCATCATCCCGGCTCTTCCCGACATCATCGAGGGACTGCATATCGGACCGGCCCACATCGGGTGGGTCATTTCCGCCTTTACCCTGCCCGGGGTGCTGCTCGCGCCGCTGGTGGGCATTCTGGCCGACCGGATCGGGCGCAAGGCCATTCTGGTGCCGTCCCTGTTCCTGTTCGGCATTTTCGGCACGGCCTGCTTTTTTGCGTCCGACATCAAGACCCTGCTCTGGCTGCGTTTCTTTCAGGGCGTGGGCGCGGCTCCGCTCGGTGTGCTCTACGGTACCATCATTGGCGACCTGTACGAGGGCAGGGAGCGCGCTGCGGCCATGGGCGTCAATGCCAGCGTTCTGGCCATGGGCACGGCCGCGTATCCGGGCGTTGGCGGTCTGCTTGCCATGCTCGGCTGGCAATGGCCCTTTCTGCTGCCCGCCACGGCCATCCCCCTCGGACTGGCCGTGATCCTGAAAATGGACGCGCCCGAACCAAGGAGCCACGAAGCGCTGAGCGACTACATCAGGAACGCAGCCAGACTCATGGCCACGCGTCAGGCCATGAGTCTGTTCGCCACCACGTTCCTGACCTTCGTCATCCTGTACGGCCCGCTCATCACCTACATGCCCATTCTGCTGGACGAGCGGTACGGCCTGTCCTCGGCCGCCATCGGGTTCGTGTTTCTGACCGCCTCCTTTCTGACCGGGCTGGCCTCGTTCCGTCTGGGCAGGCTGGCTCATGCGTTCGGTACGCGCAAACTGCTCATGACCGCAGCCGTGCTCTACGGCGCGAGCATGCTCGGCATTCCCAACGTGCCGTCCTTCATCTGGATATTCGTTCCTGTCATCTGCTTCGGTCTGGCCCAGGGACTGAACATCCCTCTGGTCATGACCCTGCTCACGTCCCTGGCTCCCATGCAGCAGCGCGGCGCATTCATGGCCGCGAACGGGCTGCTTCTGCGACTTGCCCAGACCGTGGCTCCGGTGCTCATGGGCGGTATCTACGTCCTGTTCGGCATGCAGGGGGTTTTTCTGGGTGGTCTGGTCTGTGCCCTGATCATCTTCTGGCTGGCCATGTTCCGCATCGTGGACGAGTAG
- the yfcE gene encoding phosphodiesterase, with product MKILFASDLHGSALRTEIALDAADRHGAEWIVLLGDILNHGPRNRLPEGYDTLATARMLNERADRIMAVRGNCDGEVDGMVLKFPVSADYSWLTVGTRRVFLTHGHMWSPDNLPLLRPGDAFAYGHTHVWKAEVQDGIHIWNPGSVSLPKQGLPPTFGLLDNNVFHVLDIEGREIASDEPGIGAPLHIAAKTA from the coding sequence ATGAAGATACTTTTTGCCAGCGATCTGCACGGCTCGGCCCTGCGTACGGAAATTGCGCTTGATGCTGCCGATCGGCACGGCGCGGAATGGATCGTGCTTCTCGGCGACATCCTGAACCACGGCCCGCGCAATCGGCTGCCCGAGGGATACGACACCCTTGCCACGGCCCGGATGCTCAACGAGCGTGCGGACCGGATCATGGCCGTGCGCGGCAACTGCGACGGCGAAGTGGACGGCATGGTCCTGAAGTTTCCGGTCAGTGCTGACTACTCGTGGCTGACCGTGGGAACCCGGCGCGTGTTCCTGACCCACGGGCACATGTGGAGTCCCGACAACCTGCCCCTGCTGCGGCCGGGTGATGCATTCGCCTACGGCCACACCCATGTGTGGAAGGCCGAGGTGCAGGACGGCATCCACATCTGGAATCCCGGGTCCGTATCCCTGCCCAAGCAGGGATTGCCTCCGACCTTCGGCCTGCTGGACAACAACGTGTTTCACGTGCTGGACATCGAGGGCCGGGAGATCGCCTCGGACGAGCCCGGAATTGGCGCGCCGCTTCACATCGCGGCCAAAACAGCGTAA
- the proB gene encoding glutamate 5-kinase, translating into MTNAATQRKHLLDNARRIVVKVGSAVLTTRDGLNREAMIRLAGQLAKLHDRGLEIVLVSSGAVAAGRRRIAESTMAKTDVVADLPARQATSAIGQSRLMHDYDEAFGWFGKVTAQVLLTRDGLKRRERFLNARNTLERLLDWGVIPIINENDTIAVRELEFGDNDTLGAMCLGLVGADLFVNLTSADGVFDRNPDEHPDARCMPVVEDIASLDIESMCEGKTNVGTGGMYSKLRAARRAAQLGVSTLIVSGKGEFDLISVLDGEERGTLVLPESHTVSSKKFWLAYHDDPSGSIIVDQGAARALLKKGKSLLPAGILEASGCFQRGALVFVKTRDGESLGVGLTNFSSDELNRIKGMHSDDLPGVLGPVSFIEAVHRDNLLLDAAI; encoded by the coding sequence ATGACGAACGCCGCCACTCAGAGAAAGCATCTTTTGGACAATGCCCGGCGCATCGTGGTCAAGGTCGGCAGCGCGGTTCTCACGACCCGCGACGGCCTGAATCGCGAAGCCATGATCCGGCTTGCCGGACAGCTCGCCAAACTGCATGACCGGGGCCTGGAAATCGTGCTGGTCTCGTCCGGGGCTGTTGCCGCCGGGCGCAGACGAATTGCCGAATCCACGATGGCCAAGACCGATGTGGTTGCGGACCTGCCCGCGCGGCAGGCCACTTCCGCCATTGGGCAGAGCCGCCTGATGCACGACTATGACGAGGCCTTCGGCTGGTTCGGCAAGGTCACGGCGCAGGTGCTCCTGACCCGCGACGGCCTGAAGCGGCGGGAGCGTTTTCTCAATGCCCGCAACACGCTGGAACGCCTTCTGGACTGGGGCGTGATTCCCATCATCAACGAAAACGACACCATTGCCGTGCGCGAACTGGAGTTCGGAGACAACGACACTCTGGGCGCCATGTGCCTCGGTCTGGTGGGCGCGGACCTGTTCGTGAACCTGACGTCCGCGGACGGCGTGTTCGACAGGAATCCGGACGAACACCCGGATGCCCGGTGCATGCCCGTGGTCGAGGACATTGCGTCGCTGGACATCGAGTCCATGTGCGAGGGCAAGACCAACGTGGGCACCGGCGGCATGTACTCCAAGCTCAGGGCGGCGCGGCGTGCGGCCCAGCTCGGCGTGTCCACCCTGATCGTGTCCGGCAAGGGCGAATTCGATCTGATTTCCGTGTTGGACGGCGAGGAGCGCGGTACTCTGGTGCTGCCCGAGTCCCACACGGTTTCCAGCAAGAAGTTCTGGCTCGCGTATCACGACGACCCGTCCGGCTCCATCATCGTGGATCAGGGCGCGGCGAGGGCATTGCTCAAGAAGGGCAAGTCCCTGCTTCCGGCCGGCATTCTCGAGGCGAGCGGCTGCTTTCAGCGCGGCGCGCTCGTGTTCGTCAAGACCCGGGACGGCGAATCCCTCGGCGTGGGCCTGACCAATTTTTCCTCGGACGAACTGAATCGGATCAAGGGCATGCATTCGGACGACCTGCCCGGCGTGCTTGGTCCGGTTTCCTTCATCGAGGCCGTGCATCGCGACAACCTGCTGCTCGACGCAGCCATCTGA
- the obgE gene encoding GTPase ObgE, which produces MRFVDEATITVASGKGGNGCASLRREANRPKMGPDGGDGGKGGDVIFRASSRLLTLYDFRLKRVYKARSGEQGMGRDKYGRAAEPLYVDLPVGTLVYEVSEDENGKVTEQLIADLTEDGKDVVICEGGSGGRGNIHFKSSINRAPRYAEPGKPGQEKRIRLELKILADVGLLGLPNAGKSTFISTVSAARPKIAAYPFTTLVPNLGVVEGENFKRMVIADIPGLVEGASQGIGLGHTFLKHVERTRFLVHILSCEDLNMDDPMDGYSILDQELAEYSPVLAERTQILVINKIDLLDAEQLAALRERVAESGRQVYLMSALTGEGVQLLLDEMWYRLREMNRAEAADGEADADLDAAPEAESDSQGEIAE; this is translated from the coding sequence ATGCGGTTTGTTGACGAGGCGACCATCACCGTTGCGTCCGGCAAGGGCGGGAACGGCTGTGCCAGTCTCCGGCGCGAGGCCAACCGTCCCAAGATGGGACCGGACGGCGGCGACGGCGGCAAGGGCGGCGACGTCATTTTCCGGGCTTCATCCCGGCTTCTCACCCTGTACGACTTTCGTCTGAAGCGCGTGTACAAGGCTCGCAGCGGCGAGCAGGGCATGGGACGGGACAAGTACGGCCGGGCTGCCGAGCCTCTGTATGTGGACCTGCCCGTGGGCACTCTGGTGTACGAAGTCTCGGAAGACGAGAACGGCAAGGTCACGGAACAGCTGATTGCCGATCTGACCGAGGACGGCAAGGACGTCGTGATCTGCGAGGGCGGAAGCGGCGGCCGGGGCAATATCCATTTCAAGTCCTCGATCAATCGGGCTCCCCGCTATGCCGAACCCGGCAAGCCCGGTCAGGAAAAGCGCATCCGTCTGGAACTCAAGATTCTGGCCGACGTGGGCCTGCTGGGTCTGCCCAATGCGGGCAAATCCACTTTTATTTCAACGGTTTCCGCTGCCCGGCCCAAAATCGCAGCCTATCCCTTCACCACGCTGGTCCCGAATCTGGGCGTGGTGGAAGGCGAGAATTTCAAGCGTATGGTCATTGCGGACATTCCCGGTCTCGTGGAAGGCGCGAGTCAGGGCATCGGCCTTGGCCACACCTTTCTCAAGCACGTGGAACGCACCCGGTTTCTGGTTCACATCCTGTCCTGCGAAGACCTGAACATGGATGACCCCATGGACGGGTATTCCATTCTGGATCAGGAGCTGGCCGAGTACAGCCCGGTGCTGGCCGAGCGCACCCAGATTCTCGTGATCAACAAGATCGATCTGCTCGACGCGGAACAGCTTGCGGCCCTGCGGGAACGCGTGGCCGAATCCGGCAGGCAGGTGTATCTCATGTCTGCACTCACGGGCGAGGGCGTGCAGCTTCTGCTGGACGAGATGTGGTACAGGCTCCGGGAAATGAACCGGGCCGAGGCTGCCGACGGCGAAGCCGATGCGGATCTTGACGCCGCGCCCGAGGCCGAGTCGGATTCCCAAGGGGAAATCGCGGAATAG
- the rpmA gene encoding 50S ribosomal protein L27, giving the protein MAHKKAGGSSRNGRDSQGQRRGVKRFGGQEVAAGNILVRQLGTKVHPGENVGMGKDYTLFALIDGQVKYEKYTRKRTVKTRVHVLPTEA; this is encoded by the coding sequence ATGGCTCATAAGAAAGCTGGTGGTAGTTCCAGGAACGGCCGCGACTCGCAAGGTCAGCGGCGTGGCGTAAAGCGTTTCGGCGGTCAGGAAGTGGCTGCTGGCAACATCCTCGTGCGTCAGCTCGGCACCAAGGTGCATCCGGGCGAGAACGTCGGCATGGGCAAGGATTACACCCTGTTCGCCCTGATCGACGGTCAGGTCAAGTACGAGAAGTACACCCGCAAGCGGACTGTCAAGACCCGCGTGCACGTGCTTCCGACCGAGGCCTAG
- the rplU gene encoding 50S ribosomal protein L21 has translation MFAIVETGGKQYRVEEGLEFNVELLKAEAGENLSIDKVLLVDNDGDTKVGAPYVEGAAVECEVLGHIRGPKVIVFHKLPKKDARKTQGHRHDYTQLKVKSIKA, from the coding sequence ATGTTTGCAATCGTCGAGACCGGCGGAAAGCAGTACCGCGTTGAAGAAGGTCTTGAATTTAATGTTGAGTTGCTCAAGGCCGAAGCCGGCGAAAATCTGAGCATCGATAAGGTTCTTCTCGTGGACAACGACGGCGACACCAAGGTCGGCGCTCCCTACGTGGAAGGCGCTGCCGTGGAATGCGAAGTCCTCGGCCACATCCGCGGACCCAAGGTCATCGTTTTTCACAAGCTCCCCAAGAAGGATGCTCGCAAGACCCAGGGCCACCGCCACGATTACACTCAACTGAAAGTCAAATCCATCAAGGCCTAG
- a CDS encoding ComF family protein — translation MRRTWRAVARCLGLDQTRCLSCGALVPAGTMLCPHCARELAPRIGGFCPVCGTMWGDGNAPAAPCLDCRLNPPPWDALAFYGRHAGRLRELILGYKFRQGLNREHLLVKLATRAARTLPVPDALVPVPLHRRRLVWRGYNQSLVLAHGVGRALARPVDSGCLERVRHTPPQTSLDAAGRAVNIKGAFRADPELVQDRNLMLVDDVYTTGATLRECARTLKRVGAASVTVLVLSRAGEGATAVPGNGCPS, via the coding sequence GTGCGTCGGACATGGCGCGCCGTGGCCCGCTGTCTGGGGCTGGATCAGACCCGGTGCCTTTCGTGCGGCGCACTCGTGCCTGCCGGAACCATGCTGTGCCCGCATTGCGCCCGGGAGCTGGCGCCCCGGATCGGGGGCTTCTGCCCGGTGTGCGGGACCATGTGGGGGGATGGAAATGCACCCGCTGCACCGTGTCTGGATTGCCGCTTGAATCCACCCCCGTGGGACGCGCTCGCCTTTTACGGCCGTCATGCCGGGCGGCTCCGGGAACTCATCCTCGGATACAAGTTTCGTCAGGGACTGAATCGGGAACATCTGCTTGTGAAGCTGGCGACCCGGGCGGCGCGGACACTGCCCGTGCCGGACGCGCTGGTGCCGGTCCCCCTGCACCGCAGGCGGCTGGTCTGGCGCGGGTACAACCAGAGTCTCGTACTGGCGCACGGCGTGGGCAGGGCCTTGGCGCGGCCCGTGGATTCGGGGTGTCTGGAGCGCGTGCGGCATACTCCGCCGCAGACATCATTGGACGCTGCCGGGCGGGCCGTGAACATCAAGGGCGCGTTTCGAGCCGATCCGGAACTGGTGCAGGACAGAAATCTGATGCTGGTGGACGACGTGTACACCACCGGAGCCACGCTGCGGGAGTGCGCACGGACCTTGAAGCGGGTCGGAGCCGCGTCCGTGACCGTGCTGGTCCTGTCCCGGGCCGGGGAAGGGGCTACTGCCGTTCCCGGAAATGGATGTCCCAGTTGA
- a CDS encoding flavodoxin family protein: protein MPEAVIYAGSHRKGGNSDMAAELVAEGVRSAGGSARILHVRAYEVLPCKACGFCDKAVGRELDSRCVLAAEDQAAELFEPLFHAATVFFVSPIYFYHLPSRFKTWIDRSQQFWGARMNREPWIADLPARKAHTVLVAGRPVGERLFEGSQLTLKYFARNFNLVQGEHVEVRGMDAPGDLSADAQWSRIVRDMGACAWREAV from the coding sequence ATGCCTGAAGCCGTGATCTACGCGGGCAGCCACAGAAAGGGCGGCAACAGCGACATGGCTGCCGAACTGGTTGCCGAGGGCGTGCGCAGCGCAGGCGGCAGCGCGCGGATTCTGCATGTCCGCGCGTACGAGGTGCTTCCCTGCAAGGCCTGCGGATTCTGCGACAAAGCCGTGGGCCGGGAGCTGGATTCGCGATGCGTTCTGGCTGCCGAGGATCAGGCCGCGGAACTCTTCGAACCGCTGTTTCATGCGGCCACCGTGTTTTTTGTGTCGCCCATCTATTTCTATCATCTGCCTTCACGGTTCAAGACGTGGATCGACCGTTCCCAGCAGTTCTGGGGCGCGCGCATGAACAGGGAACCGTGGATTGCTGACCTGCCTGCGCGCAAGGCGCATACCGTGCTTGTGGCTGGGCGTCCCGTGGGGGAACGGCTGTTCGAGGGCTCGCAACTGACCCTCAAGTACTTTGCCCGGAATTTCAATCTCGTTCAGGGCGAGCATGTCGAGGTGCGGGGCATGGACGCGCCCGGCGACCTTTCCGCAGATGCGCAATGGAGTCGCATTGTTCGCGACATGGGTGCCTGCGCATGGCGCGAGGCCGTGTGA